The following proteins are co-located in the Rhodothermaceae bacterium genome:
- a CDS encoding energy transducer TonB — MELRKSLSTSTKKAPSLFALVTVVTAIFLLIMFWNNQQESEPLEIVDQMPTLIGGINALASEVKYPENARKDQIEGRVIVQFTVDKNGDVRDPVVVLGIGGGCDEEAVRVVTEHAKFKPGAHQGRVVPVKMAIPFTFKLPSQGDDLAEEVLKFVDQMPELIGGISTLASNMKYPEIARKDQIEGRVIVRFIVDKEGNVRDASITKGIGGGCDEEAIRVLTEHAKFRPGIHQGETVPVEMQIPVVFKLGSDSA; from the coding sequence ATGGAATTACGCAAATCTCTTTCAACCTCTACCAAAAAAGCTCCTAGCCTCTTCGCGCTGGTTACCGTGGTCACTGCAATCTTTTTGCTGATCATGTTTTGGAATAATCAGCAAGAATCCGAACCCCTCGAAATCGTTGACCAGATGCCGACACTCATCGGAGGCATCAATGCGCTGGCCTCTGAAGTGAAATACCCGGAAAACGCTCGCAAAGACCAGATTGAAGGACGGGTGATCGTACAGTTCACGGTAGACAAAAATGGTGATGTGCGTGATCCCGTGGTCGTGCTAGGAATTGGCGGTGGGTGTGATGAGGAAGCTGTTCGCGTTGTTACTGAACATGCAAAATTCAAACCAGGAGCCCACCAGGGACGTGTGGTCCCAGTCAAAATGGCCATTCCATTCACATTTAAGCTGCCTTCACAAGGGGATGATCTGGCGGAAGAGGTTCTTAAATTCGTAGATCAGATGCCGGAACTCATAGGAGGTATCAGCACACTGGCCTCTAACATGAAATACCCGGAAATCGCTCGCAAAGACCAGATTGAAGGGCGGGTGATCGTAAGATTCATTGTAGATAAGGAGGGTAATGTTCGTGACGCCTCAATCACAAAGGGCATTGGTGGTGGATGTGACGAGGAAGCTATCCGAGTTCTTACCGAACACGCAAAATTCAGGCCC